Part of the Aquamicrobium lusatiense genome is shown below.
ATTGAGACCTGAAACTGCGTGACAATCTTAAATCAGTCGTGAACATAGCGCTGGTTGCGTTTGAAACTGAACGCGAAAACGCATAGATCAGTGTTCAGGAACACTTACGAGAGAGAGTGCAATGGGTTCGTTTTCGATTTGGCACTGGCTTATCGTGCTGGTGATCGTGCTGCTGGTTTTCGGCCGCGGCAAGATTCCGGAACTGATGGGCGATATGGCCAAGGGCATCAAGAGCTTCAAGAAGGGTATGGCCGACGACGATGACGACAAGCGCACTGTCGAACATCGCGCCGATGAAACCGTTTCCCCTTCCAAGGAAAAAGCTGGCAAGAGCTGATTCCATTTTCGCTTGTCAGGTTGAATAGCCATGCTTGATGTCGGCTGGTCTGAGATGCTGGTGATCGCGATCGTGATGATCGTGGTCGTCGGGCCAAAGGATTTGCCCAAGATGCTGCGTACCTTTGGTCGTATGACGACCAAGATGCGCGGCATGGCGAATGATTTTCAGCGGCAGTTCAACGAGGCGATCAAGGAAGCCGAACTTGACGACGTCAAGAAATCCGTCGATTCCCTGCGCAGTCTCAATCCGGCAGCAGAAATCCGTAAGCAGCTGAATCCGTTTGAAAAGGCCGCTGCCGACGTCAGGAGCAGCATCGATGATGCCGGAAAGCTGAAGGCGACGCCTGTTCCTGGGGTCGCGCCGGCTGCAAGTGACGCGCCTTTCCCAGCAATGACAGACGCCTCAGTGCCACCCGAGCAAACCAGTGTTGCCGCCAGGACGGTGAAAACCACGGCAGCGGCAGACACGGCGAAGACGTCTGCGGCGAAAGCGGATGGCAAGGCCAGTGTTGCGGATGCGCCTGCCGCGAAGAAAGCTGCCGCCGCCAAAGCTGTGAAAGCTCCCGCCGCGAAGAAGGCACCGGCACCAAAAGCTCCTCCGGCAAAGAAGGCAGAAGCACCGAAAGCCCCCGCACCCAAAGCCGTGGCTCCTAAGGCTGTGGCGCCAAAGCCGGCCGCTCCCAAACCCGCCAAAACTGATGCTGCGGCACCCAAAACGGTAGCGGCGGCAAAGCCGGCTGCCGCCAAATCCCGCACCCGTACTGCAAGCAAGACGACGAGGACGCCCAAGTGAGCGCCAGCGATAAGGATGAGGTCGAGCAGTCGTCTGCGCCTCTCATAGAACACCTGATGGAATTGCGGACCCGGCTGATCTGGTCGATCGGTGGGTTTTTCGTCGCCTTCCTGTTCTGCTTCTTCTTTGCCAAGGCGCTGTTCAATTTTCTGGTCGTCCCGTTCAAATGGGCGACCAGCTGGGCCGGGCTTGATCCGACCAAGGTCGAGCTGATCTATACGGCACCGCAGGAATTCTTCTTCACGCAGATCAAGCTCGCCATGTTTGGCGGCATGGTCATTGCTTTTCCGCTCATTGCCACGCAAATCTACAAGTTCATCGCACCGGGCCTCTATCGTAACGAACGTGCGGCTTTCCTGCCTTTTCTCATCGCCTCGCCGATCCTGTTCCTGATCGGCGCATCGCTGGTGTACTTCTTCTTCACCCCGATGGTGATGTGGTTCTTCCTGACCATGCAGCAGTCCGGCGGGGACGGTGAGGTGCAGATTTCCCTGCTGCCGAAGGTTTCGGAATATCTCAGCCTCATCATGACGCTGATCTTCTCCTTCGGCCTCGTGTTCCAGCTGCCGGTGGTGACAAGCCTGATGGCGCGGGTGGGAATGTTGTCGTCTCAGGCACTGGTCGACAAGCGCAAGTGGGCAATCGTCATCGCGTTCGTGGTGGCGGCGGTGCTCACGCCACCCGACCCTCTCAGCCAGATCGGTCTCGCCATTCCGACGATCATCCTTTACGAAATCTCGATCATCACGGCCCGCATGATCGAGCGTTCCAAGGCCAAAGAAGAAAGCGCGCGCAAAGCCGAAGACGGCGAGGAAGAAAAGCCGGAAGACAGCCCGCCTGCCGACAA
Proteins encoded:
- a CDS encoding twin-arginine translocase TatA/TatE family subunit, whose product is MGSFSIWHWLIVLVIVLLVFGRGKIPELMGDMAKGIKSFKKGMADDDDDKRTVEHRADETVSPSKEKAGKS
- the tatB gene encoding Sec-independent protein translocase protein TatB — its product is MLDVGWSEMLVIAIVMIVVVGPKDLPKMLRTFGRMTTKMRGMANDFQRQFNEAIKEAELDDVKKSVDSLRSLNPAAEIRKQLNPFEKAAADVRSSIDDAGKLKATPVPGVAPAASDAPFPAMTDASVPPEQTSVAARTVKTTAAADTAKTSAAKADGKASVADAPAAKKAAAAKAVKAPAAKKAPAPKAPPAKKAEAPKAPAPKAVAPKAVAPKPAAPKPAKTDAAAPKTVAAAKPAAAKSRTRTASKTTRTPK
- the tatC gene encoding twin-arginine translocase subunit TatC — encoded protein: MELRTRLIWSIGGFFVAFLFCFFFAKALFNFLVVPFKWATSWAGLDPTKVELIYTAPQEFFFTQIKLAMFGGMVIAFPLIATQIYKFIAPGLYRNERAAFLPFLIASPILFLIGASLVYFFFTPMVMWFFLTMQQSGGDGEVQISLLPKVSEYLSLIMTLIFSFGLVFQLPVVTSLMARVGMLSSQALVDKRKWAIVIAFVVAAVLTPPDPLSQIGLAIPTIILYEISIITARMIERSKAKEESARKAEDGEEEKPEDSPPADNPA